DNA from Candidatus Syntrophosphaera sp.:
TCGCAGGAATAGTCAGGAACACAGGCTTCAAAGTGAATTGCCGCGACCTGCAGCTTCTGGTCCTGCAGGTCCAGCCGGCCGGCAAAAAAGCCATGGATGCCTGGGCTTTTCAGCTCGGGGCCAGGCTTGACGAGGCTGACGGCTTTTCCCCGGACAAGCAAACCAGCCCTCAAAACATCAAACAGGAGGAATAATGAAAGATCAGGACCAATACATCTCCGTGATCAAGTTTCCCACCTTTGTCAGCATCAGCCTGATCATCCTCAGCGCCATCTATTTCGGCTTTTTATCCCACGCCCTGCAAAAACCGGGCCTCACCCGCACCCAGACCTTCATCTACTCACCGCTGCTGGTGATCCTGCTCTTCCTGGTCGCCACCTGGGTTGTCACCCTGATGTCCACCCACCTGAAAATCAGGCCCCGCTGGCTGCAGCAGCTCAGCAAGTGGATGCTGGTCCATGTTTTTTACCCCCTGTCCAAGGCGCTGGCCTTCATCACATTATCCCACAAGGGCGTTCTCATCGAGTCCTTCCTCAATTTCAACAACGAGACCGTGCTCACGGACCAACAGGACATCCATAATTCCAACATCCTCGTGCTGCTGCCG
Protein-coding regions in this window:
- a CDS encoding DUF116 domain-containing protein; the encoded protein is MKDQDQYISVIKFPTFVSISLIILSAIYFGFLSHALQKPGLTRTQTFIYSPLLVILLFLVATWVVTLMSTHLKIRPRWLQQLSKWMLVHVFYPLSKALAFITLSHKGVLIESFLNFNNETVLTDQQDIHNSNILVLLPHCLQKDDCTVRITTDIINCEECGGCDIATIKKLVETQKVDAAVATGGSLARKLIADKDPDVIVAVACHRDLVDGVRDAWSFPVYAILNERPKGPCHETRVSLASIEFAIKRFK